One window from the genome of Onychomys torridus chromosome 20, mOncTor1.1, whole genome shotgun sequence encodes:
- the Myf5 gene encoding myogenic factor 5: MDMMDGCQFSPSEYFYESSCIPSPEGEFGDQFEPRVAAFGGHKAELQGSDDDEHVRAPTGHHQAGHCLMWACKACKRKSTTMDRRKAATMRERRRLKKVNQAFETLKRCTTTNPNQRLPKVEILRNAIRYIESLQELLREQVENYYSLPGQSCSEPTSPTSNCSDGMPECSSPVWSRKNSSFDSVYCPDVSTACATDKSSLSSLDCLSSIVDRIASAERTELSLQDPASLSPAASTNSQPATPGPSSSRLIYHVL; encoded by the exons ATGGACATGATGGACGGCTGCCAGTTCTCACCTTCCGAGTACTTCTATGAAAGCTCCTGTATCCCTTCCCCTGAGGGTGAGTTTGGGGACCAGTTTGAGCCAAGAGTGGCTGCCTTCGGAGGGCACAAAGCTGAGCTGCAGGGCTCAGATGATGATGAGCACGTGCGGGCACCTACTGGCCACCACCAGGCTGGTCACTGCCTCATGTGGGCCTGCAAAGCCTGCAAGAGGAAGTCCACCACCATGGATCGGCGCAAGGCCGCCACCATGCGCGAGCGCAGACGCCTGAAGAAGGTCAATCAGGCTTTTGAAACGCTCAAGAGGTGCACCACGACCAACCCCAACCAGAGGCTCCCCAAAGTGGAGATCCTCAGGAATGCCATCCGCTACATCGAGAGCCTGCAGGAGCTTCTGAGGGAACAGGTGGAGAACTATTACAGCTTGCCTGGACAGAGCTGCTCGgagcccaccagccccacctccaACTGCTCTGATGGAATG CCTGAATGCAGCAGTCCGGTCTGGTCCCGAAAGAACAGCAGCTTTGACAGCGTCTACTGTCCCGACGTATCAACTG CATGTGCTACAGATAAAAGCTCCTTATCCAGCTTGGATTGTTTGTCCAGCATCGTGGATCGGATCGCATCTGCGGAGAGAACCGAGTTGTCTCTCCAGgacccagcttctctctctccagcagcCAGCACGAATTCACAGCCTGCAACCCCAGGACCCTCCAGTTCCAGACTTATCTATCATGTGTTATGA